From the genome of Neomonachus schauinslandi chromosome 5, ASM220157v2, whole genome shotgun sequence, one region includes:
- the TUBA8 gene encoding tubulin alpha-8 chain isoform X1 — MRECISVHVGQAGVQIGNACWELFCLEHGIQADGTFSVQASKVNDDDSFTTFFSETGNGKHVPRAVMVDLEPTVVDEVRAGTYRQLFHPEQLITGKEDAANNYARGHYTVGKESIDLVLDRIRKLTDACSGLQGFLIFHSFGGGTGSGFTSLLMERLSLDYGKKSKLEFAIYPAPQVSTAVVEPYNSILTTHTTLEHSDCAFMVDNEAIYDICRRNLDIERPTYTNLNRLISQIVSSITASLRFDGALNVDLTEFQTNLVPYPRIHFPLVTYAPIISAEKAYHEQLSVAEITSSCFEPNSQMVKCDPRHGKYMACCMLYRGDVVPKDVNVAIAAIKTKRTIQFVDWCPTGFKVGINYQPPTVVPGGDLAKVQRAVCMLSNTTAIAEAWARLDHKFDLMYAKRAFVHWYVGEGMEEGEFSEAREDLAALEKDYEEVGTDSFEEENEGEEF, encoded by the exons ATG CGGGAGTGCATATCAGTCCACGTGGGTCAAGCAGGAGTTCAGATTGGCAATGCCTGCTGGGAGCTCTTCTGTCTGGAGCACGGCATCCAGGCGGATGGCACCTTTAGTGTCCAGGCCAGCAAGGTCAACGACGATGACTCATTCACCACCTTTTTCAGTGAGACTGGCAATGGGAAACATGTGCCTCGGGCTGTCATGGTAGATCTGGAGCCTACTGTAGTAG ATGAAGTTCGGGCAGGAACCTACCGTCAGCTCTTCCATCCAGAGCAGTTGATCACAGGGAAGGAGGATGCAGCTAACAACTATGCCCGGGGCCACTACACAGTGGGCAAGGAGAGCATCGACCTGGTGCTGGACCGCATACGGAAGCTG ACAGATGCCTGCTCTGGCTTGCAGGGCTTTCTGATCTTCCACAGTTTTGGTGGGGGCACTGGCTCTGGCTTCACTTCTCTGCTGATGGAACGGCTCTCCCTGGATTATGGCAAGAAGTCCAAGCTAGAGTTTGCTATCTACCCAGCCCCTCAGGTCTCCACTGCAGTGGTGGAGCCCTACAACTCCATTCTGACCACTCACACCACACTGGAACATTCAGATTGTGCTTTTATGGTGGATAATGAAGCCATCTATGACATCTGCCGCAGGAACCTAGACATCGAGCGCCCCACCTATACCAATCTCAACCGCCTCATCAGCCAGATTGTGTCTTCCATCACTGCCTCTCTCCGCTTTGATGGGGCCCTTAATGTGGACCTCACTGAGTTCCAGACCAATCTGGTGCCCTACCCCCGCATCCACTTCCCACTCGTCACTTATGCACCCATTATATCTGCTGAGAAAGCCTATCATGAACAACTCTCCGTGGCTGAGATAACCAGCTCCTGCTTTGAGCCCAACAGTCAGATGGTGAAGTGTGACCCAAGACATGGGAAGTACATGGCCTGCTGCATGCTCTACCGGGGGGACGTGGTGCCTAAGGATGTGAATGTCGCTATTGCTGCCATCAAAACCAAGAGGACTATTCAGTTTGTAGATTGGTGTCCCACAGGCTTTAAG gTGGGCATCAACTATCAGCCACCCACCGTGGTGCCAGGAGGGGACCTGGCCAAAGTCCAGCGGGCTGTTTGCATGCTGAGCAACACTACTGCAATTGCGGAGGCCTGGGCCCGCCTAGACCACAAGTTTGACCTCATGTATGCCAAGCGGGCCTTTGTGCATTGGTATGTTGGAGAGGGAATGGAAGAAGGAGAATTTTCTGAGGCCAGGGAGGACCTGGCTGCTCTGGAGAAGGATTATGAAGAAGTGGGGACTGAttcatttgaagaagaaaatgaaggggaggagtTTTAA
- the TUBA8 gene encoding tubulin alpha-8 chain isoform X3 has protein sequence MERLSLDYGKKSKLEFAIYPAPQVSTAVVEPYNSILTTHTTLEHSDCAFMVDNEAIYDICRRNLDIERPTYTNLNRLISQIVSSITASLRFDGALNVDLTEFQTNLVPYPRIHFPLVTYAPIISAEKAYHEQLSVAEITSSCFEPNSQMVKCDPRHGKYMACCMLYRGDVVPKDVNVAIAAIKTKRTIQFVDWCPTGFKVGINYQPPTVVPGGDLAKVQRAVCMLSNTTAIAEAWARLDHKFDLMYAKRAFVHWYVGEGMEEGEFSEAREDLAALEKDYEEVGTDSFEEENEGEEF, from the exons ATGGAACGGCTCTCCCTGGATTATGGCAAGAAGTCCAAGCTAGAGTTTGCTATCTACCCAGCCCCTCAGGTCTCCACTGCAGTGGTGGAGCCCTACAACTCCATTCTGACCACTCACACCACACTGGAACATTCAGATTGTGCTTTTATGGTGGATAATGAAGCCATCTATGACATCTGCCGCAGGAACCTAGACATCGAGCGCCCCACCTATACCAATCTCAACCGCCTCATCAGCCAGATTGTGTCTTCCATCACTGCCTCTCTCCGCTTTGATGGGGCCCTTAATGTGGACCTCACTGAGTTCCAGACCAATCTGGTGCCCTACCCCCGCATCCACTTCCCACTCGTCACTTATGCACCCATTATATCTGCTGAGAAAGCCTATCATGAACAACTCTCCGTGGCTGAGATAACCAGCTCCTGCTTTGAGCCCAACAGTCAGATGGTGAAGTGTGACCCAAGACATGGGAAGTACATGGCCTGCTGCATGCTCTACCGGGGGGACGTGGTGCCTAAGGATGTGAATGTCGCTATTGCTGCCATCAAAACCAAGAGGACTATTCAGTTTGTAGATTGGTGTCCCACAGGCTTTAAG gTGGGCATCAACTATCAGCCACCCACCGTGGTGCCAGGAGGGGACCTGGCCAAAGTCCAGCGGGCTGTTTGCATGCTGAGCAACACTACTGCAATTGCGGAGGCCTGGGCCCGCCTAGACCACAAGTTTGACCTCATGTATGCCAAGCGGGCCTTTGTGCATTGGTATGTTGGAGAGGGAATGGAAGAAGGAGAATTTTCTGAGGCCAGGGAGGACCTGGCTGCTCTGGAGAAGGATTATGAAGAAGTGGGGACTGAttcatttgaagaagaaaatgaaggggaggagtTTTAA
- the TUBA8 gene encoding tubulin alpha-8 chain isoform X2 — protein MDEVRAGTYRQLFHPEQLITGKEDAANNYARGHYTVGKESIDLVLDRIRKLTDACSGLQGFLIFHSFGGGTGSGFTSLLMERLSLDYGKKSKLEFAIYPAPQVSTAVVEPYNSILTTHTTLEHSDCAFMVDNEAIYDICRRNLDIERPTYTNLNRLISQIVSSITASLRFDGALNVDLTEFQTNLVPYPRIHFPLVTYAPIISAEKAYHEQLSVAEITSSCFEPNSQMVKCDPRHGKYMACCMLYRGDVVPKDVNVAIAAIKTKRTIQFVDWCPTGFKVGINYQPPTVVPGGDLAKVQRAVCMLSNTTAIAEAWARLDHKFDLMYAKRAFVHWYVGEGMEEGEFSEAREDLAALEKDYEEVGTDSFEEENEGEEF, from the exons ATGG ATGAAGTTCGGGCAGGAACCTACCGTCAGCTCTTCCATCCAGAGCAGTTGATCACAGGGAAGGAGGATGCAGCTAACAACTATGCCCGGGGCCACTACACAGTGGGCAAGGAGAGCATCGACCTGGTGCTGGACCGCATACGGAAGCTG ACAGATGCCTGCTCTGGCTTGCAGGGCTTTCTGATCTTCCACAGTTTTGGTGGGGGCACTGGCTCTGGCTTCACTTCTCTGCTGATGGAACGGCTCTCCCTGGATTATGGCAAGAAGTCCAAGCTAGAGTTTGCTATCTACCCAGCCCCTCAGGTCTCCACTGCAGTGGTGGAGCCCTACAACTCCATTCTGACCACTCACACCACACTGGAACATTCAGATTGTGCTTTTATGGTGGATAATGAAGCCATCTATGACATCTGCCGCAGGAACCTAGACATCGAGCGCCCCACCTATACCAATCTCAACCGCCTCATCAGCCAGATTGTGTCTTCCATCACTGCCTCTCTCCGCTTTGATGGGGCCCTTAATGTGGACCTCACTGAGTTCCAGACCAATCTGGTGCCCTACCCCCGCATCCACTTCCCACTCGTCACTTATGCACCCATTATATCTGCTGAGAAAGCCTATCATGAACAACTCTCCGTGGCTGAGATAACCAGCTCCTGCTTTGAGCCCAACAGTCAGATGGTGAAGTGTGACCCAAGACATGGGAAGTACATGGCCTGCTGCATGCTCTACCGGGGGGACGTGGTGCCTAAGGATGTGAATGTCGCTATTGCTGCCATCAAAACCAAGAGGACTATTCAGTTTGTAGATTGGTGTCCCACAGGCTTTAAG gTGGGCATCAACTATCAGCCACCCACCGTGGTGCCAGGAGGGGACCTGGCCAAAGTCCAGCGGGCTGTTTGCATGCTGAGCAACACTACTGCAATTGCGGAGGCCTGGGCCCGCCTAGACCACAAGTTTGACCTCATGTATGCCAAGCGGGCCTTTGTGCATTGGTATGTTGGAGAGGGAATGGAAGAAGGAGAATTTTCTGAGGCCAGGGAGGACCTGGCTGCTCTGGAGAAGGATTATGAAGAAGTGGGGACTGAttcatttgaagaagaaaatgaaggggaggagtTTTAA